Genomic window (Sulfurovum sp. NBC37-1):
AAGTCTTGGTTTGGCAACGGTTGTTGTGCCAACTCAGCTTATGGCTAAAAAACCGAATATCCTGGTCATCTGGGGTGATGATATCGGTTGGCAGAACGTTTCTGCTTACGGTATGGGAACCATGGGGTACACCACGCCGAACATTGACAGTATCGGTATGGAGGGTATTCGTTTTACAGACCATTATGCTCAGCCATCGTGTACAGCAGGACGTGCATCGTTCATTACGGGACAGTACCCGATCCGCTCAGGCATGACAACGGTTGGACAACCGGGTGATCCACTTGGTCTTAAACCTGAGTCTCCCTGTCTGGCTGAAGTGATGAAAGAGCAAGGCTATACAACAGGACAGTTTGGTAAAAACCACTTGGGCGATAACAATATGCACTTGCCAACAGTACACGGTTTTGATGAGTTCTACGGAAACCTTTATCACTTGAACACGCAAGAAGAAGCAGAGCAGCGTGACTATCAGCGTTTTGCAAAAGCATATTCCGGAAGTGTTGAAGCGTATGAGAAGAAATTTGGTACAAGAGGGGTGATCCACTCTTTTGCTACAGACAAAGATGACCCGACGGTAGACCCAAGATTTGGTAAGGTAGGAAAACAAATCATTGAAGATACCGGTCCTCTTACACAAGAGCGTATGAAAGAGTTCGATGAAAAAGAAGTGATCCCCAGAGCGTTTGACTTTATGATTAGAGCAAAAAAAGAGGGGAAACCTTTCTTCGTATGGTTAAATACTACACGCATGCACCTCTACACAAGACTGAATGACAAGTGGCGATATGCAGCTGAAAAATTTACATCAGAAGTAGATGTCCACGGTTCTGGTATGCTTCAGCATGATCATGACATCGGTTTGGTATTGGACTTCCTGAAAAAGAACGATCTTGAAAAAGATACGATCGTATGGTACTCCACAGACAATGGTCCGGAGCACTCTGCATGGCCACATGGTGCAACAACACCGTTCAAAAGTGAAAAGATGACTACCTGGGAAGGTGGTGTGCGAGTTATCTCTATGATCAAATGGCCCGGACACATCAAAAAAGGGCAGATCCTCAATGGTATCCAGAGTCATATGGATATGTTTACCACGCTTGCCGCAGCAGCAGGCGTAGACAACGTGGCTGAAAAAATGATGAAAGAGAAAAAACAATATATTGATGGTCTTAACAACCTTGATTACTGGACTGGTAAATCGAAGAAGTCTGCTCGTAACTCTATTTTCTACTACTATGAAAGTAAGTTGTCTGCGGTTCGTATGGGGCCATGGAAATTCCTCTTCTCTACGAAAAAGGATTACTAC
Coding sequences:
- a CDS encoding arylsulfatase, whose translation is MKKKSTKLLLALSLGLATVVVPTQLMAKKPNILVIWGDDIGWQNVSAYGMGTMGYTTPNIDSIGMEGIRFTDHYAQPSCTAGRASFITGQYPIRSGMTTVGQPGDPLGLKPESPCLAEVMKEQGYTTGQFGKNHLGDNNMHLPTVHGFDEFYGNLYHLNTQEEAEQRDYQRFAKAYSGSVEAYEKKFGTRGVIHSFATDKDDPTVDPRFGKVGKQIIEDTGPLTQERMKEFDEKEVIPRAFDFMIRAKKEGKPFFVWLNTTRMHLYTRLNDKWRYAAEKFTSEVDVHGSGMLQHDHDIGLVLDFLKKNDLEKDTIVWYSTDNGPEHSAWPHGATTPFKSEKMTTWEGGVRVISMIKWPGHIKKGQILNGIQSHMDMFTTLAAAAGVDNVAEKMMKEKKQYIDGLNNLDYWTGKSKKSARNSIFYYYESKLSAVRMGPWKFLFSTKKDYYGNLVPRTVPIVVNLRMDPFESYTDKESYGHLLQKVSWLMSPMGEMMAAHLKTLADYPPVQGGKSFDMSNVVADFMKGQP